A genomic region of Anaeromyxobacter sp. contains the following coding sequences:
- a CDS encoding 4Fe-4S dicluster domain-containing protein, translating into MPAQPAEDEVRHDEGRRAFLKVAAAGGAALAGLSGCAGLDMEDFLRSHFKELSPEQLKKVLSKVEKRNKETWGKDTQVRAEGPRQGVEFGYGLDISRCVGCRRCVYACVKENNQSREAPQIHWIRVLEMDKAHGVSLAHAETYYDPATVPQPGKFYFPVQCQQCRNPPCVKACPTQATWKEQDGIVVIDYDWCIGCRCCMSACPYGARHFNFATPNLPAAELNPDQHYLGNRPRPKGVVEKCTFCIQRARNGRYTACVEVCPVGARKFGNLLDPESEIRKVMETKRVFVFKEELATHPQFYYFYAT; encoded by the coding sequence CTGCCCGCCCAGCCCGCCGAAGACGAGGTCCGCCACGACGAGGGGCGCCGCGCCTTCCTCAAGGTGGCCGCCGCCGGCGGCGCCGCCCTGGCCGGCCTCTCCGGCTGCGCCGGCCTCGACATGGAGGACTTCCTCCGCAGCCACTTCAAGGAGCTCTCGCCGGAGCAGCTGAAGAAGGTGCTCTCCAAGGTGGAGAAGCGCAACAAGGAGACCTGGGGCAAGGACACCCAGGTGCGGGCCGAGGGGCCGCGCCAGGGCGTCGAGTTCGGCTACGGCCTCGACATCTCCCGCTGCGTCGGCTGCCGGCGCTGCGTCTACGCCTGCGTCAAGGAGAACAACCAGTCGCGCGAGGCGCCGCAGATCCACTGGATCCGGGTGCTCGAGATGGACAAGGCGCACGGCGTCAGCCTGGCCCACGCCGAGACCTACTACGACCCGGCCACCGTGCCGCAGCCCGGCAAGTTCTACTTCCCGGTGCAGTGCCAGCAGTGCCGCAACCCGCCCTGCGTCAAGGCCTGCCCCACCCAGGCGACCTGGAAGGAGCAGGACGGCATCGTGGTCATCGACTACGACTGGTGCATCGGCTGCCGCTGCTGCATGTCCGCCTGCCCCTACGGCGCCCGCCACTTCAACTTCGCCACCCCCAACCTGCCGGCCGCGGAGCTCAACCCCGACCAGCACTACCTGGGCAACCGGCCCCGCCCCAAGGGCGTGGTGGAGAAGTGCACCTTCTGCATCCAGCGGGCCCGCAACGGGCGCTACACCGCCTGCGTCGAGGTCTGCCCGGTGGGGGCGCGCAAGTTCGGCAACCTCCTCGATCCCGAGAGCGAGATCCGCAAGGTCATGGAGACCAAGCGCGTCTTCGTCTTCAAGGAGGAGCTCGCCACGCACCCGCAGTTCTACTACTTCTACGCCACCTGA
- a CDS encoding TIGR04013 family B12-binding domain/radical SAM domain-containing protein codes for MPPPPDQGPRVTALVLHYRKTGRFGLNVLLGAVEQDPRTRDLPAQVAFGLPGAVAAARLALRAGRRPVVAWSFMTASLPEVTRELAAFRAAACGPGLLHLAGGPHPSADPEGTLRAGFDLVARGEGERTLPELLAALAAGRDPRRTPGLAWLEEGALRHSGRAAPVDLDAVPPFASRAGRLGPVELTRGCIWGCRFCHTPFLFKARWRHRSLPAVRHAIAELARREARDVRFLTPSALSYGAAGEAPDLEAVEALLATTREAIGPAGRVFFGTFPSELRPEHVSARALALITRYCDNRAVILGGQSGSDRLLEAMGRGHDAAAVERAARLALAAGLAPAVDLVFGLPGEEEADRAATRALALRLAEAGATIHAHAFMPLPGTPWAAAPPARIDGQTRLLLDRLASRGRAHGAWRRQEKLAGLRT; via the coding sequence ATCCCACCCCCGCCTGACCAGGGGCCACGGGTGACCGCCCTCGTCCTCCACTACCGGAAGACGGGCCGCTTCGGCCTGAACGTGCTGCTGGGCGCGGTCGAGCAGGACCCACGCACCCGGGACCTGCCGGCCCAGGTGGCCTTCGGCCTCCCGGGCGCGGTGGCCGCGGCCAGGCTGGCGCTGCGGGCGGGGCGCCGCCCGGTGGTGGCCTGGTCCTTCATGACCGCCAGCCTGCCGGAGGTGACGCGCGAGCTGGCCGCCTTCCGGGCCGCGGCCTGCGGGCCCGGCCTGCTGCACCTGGCCGGCGGCCCGCACCCCAGCGCGGATCCGGAGGGCACGCTGCGGGCCGGCTTCGACCTGGTGGCGCGCGGGGAGGGGGAGCGGACCCTGCCGGAGCTGCTGGCGGCGCTGGCCGCGGGGCGGGACCCGCGCCGCACCCCCGGGCTGGCCTGGCTCGAGGAGGGGGCGCTGCGCCACAGCGGCCGCGCCGCGCCGGTGGACCTCGACGCCGTGCCTCCCTTCGCCAGCCGGGCCGGCCGGCTCGGCCCGGTGGAGCTGACCCGCGGCTGCATCTGGGGCTGCCGCTTCTGCCACACCCCGTTCCTCTTCAAGGCCCGCTGGCGCCACCGCTCGCTGCCGGCGGTGCGCCACGCCATCGCCGAGCTGGCCCGGCGCGAGGCCCGGGACGTGCGCTTCCTCACCCCCAGCGCCCTCTCCTACGGCGCCGCCGGCGAGGCGCCCGACCTGGAGGCGGTGGAGGCGCTGCTGGCCACCACCCGGGAGGCCATCGGCCCGGCCGGCCGGGTCTTCTTCGGGACCTTCCCCTCCGAGCTCCGGCCGGAGCACGTCTCGGCGCGGGCGCTGGCCCTCATCACCCGCTACTGCGACAACCGGGCGGTCATCCTGGGTGGCCAGTCCGGCTCCGACCGGCTGCTCGAGGCCATGGGGCGGGGCCACGACGCCGCCGCGGTGGAGCGGGCGGCGCGCCTGGCGCTGGCGGCCGGCCTGGCCCCCGCGGTGGACCTGGTCTTCGGCCTGCCGGGGGAGGAGGAGGCCGATCGGGCCGCCACCCGGGCGCTGGCGCTCCGCCTGGCCGAGGCGGGCGCCACCATCCACGCCCACGCCTTCATGCCCCTGCCGGGCACCCCGTGGGCCGCCGCGCCGCCTGCCCGCATCGACGGCCAGACCCGGCTGCTGCTGGACCGGCTGGCCTCGCGGGGGCGGGCCCACGGCGCCTGGAGGCGCCAGGAAAAGCTCGCCGGCCTCCGCACCTGA
- a CDS encoding MFS transporter yields the protein MTPPPAPPDRPTPPWYFLFLDLPFGAAVGFLSYAVPLWMSLRGYGLAEVATVTATANLPHAIKLLWIPVLDLGSVRRLWYLGMSGVIALLFLALALVPDPFANMPLFALWLAALQAAATTAHAANNALMASTTRFEDKGKVGGFAMASNVGSTGLLGGLAIVLAEAAGVRVAALVMALVALASASLGLRIVEPRTVDAAVARAGSLLRATALHLWAMARDLGRTVASRDGFTGLIICLAPVGCMAMSNLFSGIAGEYQASPNVVAAVNGVGGGIASALGALLGGVLSDRMSRRVAYAASGGLTALCAVAMAAAPLTPWTYAWGTFTYMFAGGVAFATWAGMVLEMVGASAATATKYALFNATANLAISYVTWLNGLGGEWGKKTFGLAEARGALLTDAALTVVGVAVLVAMVLVTRRRADPTPA from the coding sequence GTGACGCCGCCGCCCGCCCCGCCCGACCGCCCGACGCCGCCCTGGTACTTCCTCTTCCTCGACCTGCCGTTCGGGGCGGCGGTGGGCTTCCTCTCCTACGCGGTGCCGCTCTGGATGTCGCTGCGCGGCTACGGGCTGGCCGAGGTGGCCACCGTCACCGCCACCGCCAACCTGCCGCACGCCATCAAGCTCCTCTGGATCCCGGTGCTCGACCTGGGGAGCGTGCGGCGCCTCTGGTACCTGGGCATGAGCGGGGTCATCGCGCTCCTCTTCCTGGCCCTGGCGCTGGTGCCCGACCCCTTCGCCAACATGCCGCTCTTCGCCCTCTGGCTGGCCGCCCTGCAGGCGGCGGCCACCACCGCGCACGCCGCCAACAACGCCCTGATGGCCTCCACCACCCGCTTCGAGGACAAGGGCAAGGTGGGCGGCTTCGCCATGGCCTCCAACGTGGGCAGCACCGGGCTGCTGGGCGGCCTGGCCATCGTGCTGGCGGAGGCCGCCGGGGTGCGGGTGGCCGCGCTGGTGATGGCCCTGGTGGCGCTGGCCAGCGCCTCGCTGGGGCTGCGCATCGTCGAGCCGCGCACCGTGGACGCGGCGGTGGCGCGGGCCGGCAGCCTGCTGCGGGCCACCGCGCTCCACCTGTGGGCCATGGCCAGGGACCTGGGGCGCACCGTGGCGAGCCGCGACGGCTTCACCGGCCTGATCATCTGCCTGGCCCCGGTGGGCTGCATGGCCATGTCCAACCTCTTCTCCGGCATCGCCGGGGAGTACCAGGCCAGCCCCAACGTGGTGGCGGCGGTCAACGGGGTGGGGGGCGGCATCGCCAGCGCGCTCGGGGCCCTGCTGGGCGGGGTGCTGTCCGACCGCATGAGCCGCCGGGTGGCCTACGCCGCCTCGGGCGGCCTGACGGCGCTGTGCGCGGTGGCCATGGCGGCGGCCCCGCTGACGCCCTGGACCTACGCCTGGGGGACCTTCACCTACATGTTCGCCGGTGGGGTGGCCTTCGCCACCTGGGCCGGCATGGTGCTGGAGATGGTGGGGGCCTCGGCCGCCACCGCCACCAAGTACGCCCTCTTCAACGCCACCGCCAACCTGGCCATCAGCTACGTCACCTGGCTGAACGGCCTGGGCGGCGAGTGGGGCAAGAAGACCTTCGGGCTGGCAGAGGCGCGCGGCGCCCTGCTCACCGATGCGGCGCTGACGGTGGTCGGGGTGGCGGTGCTGGTGGCCATGGTGCTGGTGACGCGCCGGCGCGCGGATCCCACCCCCGCCTGA
- the gdhA gene encoding NADP-specific glutamate dehydrogenase, giving the protein MTTKMDEKLETVYQDVLKRNPGEVEFHQAVREVLETLGPVLAKYPEFRERKIIERIAEPERQIIFRVPWQDDRGEVQINRGFRVQYNSALGPYKGGLRFHPSVYLGIIKFLGFEQIFKNALTGLPIGGGKGGSDFDPKGKSDNEVMRFCQSFMTELWRYIGEHTDVPAGDIGVGGREIGYMYGQYKRLTSRYEAGVLTGKGLDYGGSLVRTEATGYGATFFVKEMLEVRKDSFGGKTCTVSGSGNVAIYTIEKIHQLGGKVVACSDSNGTIYDEKGIDLELLKQLKERERRRIKDYVEYRTHAKFVAGGNIWEIPCQVAMPSATQNELNGKDAALLVKNGCIAVGEGANMPTTPEGVKVFLDAKIAYGPGKAANAGGVATSALEMQQNASRDSWTFEYTEKRLANIMKNIHQSCWDTAEEFGSKGNYVVGANVAGFIKVAKAMVAHGLI; this is encoded by the coding sequence GTGACCACCAAGATGGACGAGAAGCTGGAGACCGTTTACCAGGACGTGCTGAAGCGCAACCCCGGCGAGGTGGAGTTCCACCAGGCCGTTCGCGAGGTGCTGGAGACCCTCGGGCCGGTCCTCGCCAAGTACCCGGAGTTCCGCGAGCGCAAGATCATCGAGCGCATCGCCGAGCCGGAGCGGCAGATCATCTTCCGCGTGCCCTGGCAGGACGACCGCGGCGAGGTGCAGATCAACCGCGGCTTCCGCGTCCAGTACAACAGCGCGCTCGGCCCCTACAAGGGTGGCCTGCGGTTCCACCCCTCGGTCTACCTGGGCATCATCAAGTTCCTCGGCTTCGAGCAGATCTTCAAGAACGCGCTGACCGGCCTGCCCATCGGCGGCGGCAAGGGCGGCTCGGACTTCGACCCCAAGGGCAAGAGCGACAACGAGGTGATGCGCTTCTGCCAGAGCTTCATGACCGAGCTGTGGCGCTACATCGGGGAGCACACCGACGTCCCGGCCGGCGACATCGGCGTGGGCGGCCGCGAGATCGGCTACATGTACGGCCAGTACAAGCGGCTCACCTCGCGCTACGAGGCGGGCGTGCTCACCGGCAAGGGGCTGGACTACGGCGGCTCGCTGGTGCGCACCGAGGCCACCGGCTACGGCGCCACCTTCTTCGTGAAGGAGATGCTGGAGGTCCGCAAGGACTCCTTCGGCGGCAAGACCTGCACGGTCTCCGGCTCGGGCAACGTGGCCATCTACACCATCGAGAAGATCCACCAGCTGGGCGGCAAGGTGGTGGCCTGCTCCGACTCCAACGGCACCATCTACGACGAGAAGGGCATCGACCTCGAGCTGCTCAAGCAGCTCAAGGAGCGCGAGCGGCGCCGCATCAAGGACTACGTCGAGTACCGCACGCACGCGAAGTTCGTGGCCGGCGGCAACATCTGGGAGATCCCCTGCCAGGTGGCCATGCCCTCCGCCACCCAGAACGAGCTCAACGGCAAGGACGCCGCCTTGCTCGTCAAGAACGGCTGCATCGCGGTGGGCGAGGGGGCCAACATGCCCACCACGCCGGAGGGCGTGAAGGTCTTCCTGGACGCCAAGATCGCCTACGGGCCCGGCAAGGCCGCCAACGCCGGCGGCGTGGCCACCTCGGCGCTGGAGATGCAGCAGAACGCCAGCCGCGACTCCTGGACCTTCGAGTACACCGAGAAGCGGCTCGCCAACATCATGAAGAACATCCACCAGAGCTGCTGGGACACCGCCGAGGAGTTCGGCTCCAAGGGCAACTACGTGGTCGGCGCCAACGTGGCCGGCTTCATCAAGGTGGCCAAGGCCATGGTGGCCCACGGCCTGATCTAG
- a CDS encoding pyruvate, phosphate dikinase, producing MTSPAAPPSTGLPGLDQVLQGLRPGDNVVWQVEAVDDYRPLVAPFVARAVAEGRRVVYFRFARHAPLVEPAAGVTVHQLSPALGFESFTAAIHAAIEEAGPGTFHVFDCLSDLAAGWYSDLMLGNFFMVTCPYLYELETVTYFALLRESHSSEAVDAIRETTQLLVDVFRHRRETYLHPLKVDGRHSPTMYLPHAWTGGAFRALTESAELSEALSEVAERRADAVGRPDVWERRVLAAREVRDGVRAGRRRPEEERDAFQQLLGMLLTRDERFAALASQHLLLDDLLAIRRRMVGTGLVGGKAAGMLVARAVLVNADPAWARLLEPHDSWFIGSDVFYTYLVRSGCWRARRDQRRSASFLAGAEEARRRVLEGRFPDFVLRQFVALLEYYGQSPIVVRSSSLLEDGYGNAFTGKYESVFCANQGSPAERLRDFVAAVQAVYASAMSEEALRYRERRGLLDRDEQMAVLVQRVSGAVRGGLYFPQVAGVALSYNPYVWNVRIDPQAGVVRLVFGLGTRAVDRADDDYTRIVALNAPTLRPESGLDELTEYAQHRVDVLDLEQRRLVSLRLDEVLARAPGLPMALFGTPRGQGWVLTFDQLLWSTPLVERLRELLVRLRDAYRCPVDVEFTGNFVGEGELRLNLVQCRPLQVREGGAVLPAPTGLAEQDVLLRSRGPMVGPSAHTPIDRVVYVDPDAYAQLGTGDRHEVGRVIGRLTALDRAGLLKVLLLGPGRWGTTTPALGVPVSFAEIQRVSVLCEVMRLGDVVPDVSLGSHFFNDLVEEDMLYLAIFPTLPGHALAEATLRAAPNRLPALLPDDARLAGVVRVVDFPAHGEGTLWLNADCVRQEAVCYRVPG from the coding sequence ATGACCAGCCCAGCGGCTCCACCCAGCACCGGCCTGCCCGGCCTCGACCAGGTCCTGCAGGGGCTCAGGCCCGGCGACAACGTGGTCTGGCAGGTGGAGGCGGTGGACGACTACCGGCCGCTGGTGGCGCCCTTCGTGGCCCGGGCGGTGGCCGAGGGGCGCCGGGTGGTCTACTTCCGCTTCGCCCGCCACGCCCCGCTGGTGGAGCCCGCCGCGGGCGTCACGGTGCACCAGCTCTCCCCGGCCCTGGGGTTCGAGAGCTTCACCGCCGCCATCCACGCCGCCATCGAGGAGGCCGGGCCCGGCACCTTCCACGTCTTCGACTGCCTCTCCGACCTGGCGGCCGGCTGGTACAGCGACCTGATGCTGGGCAACTTCTTCATGGTCACCTGCCCGTACCTCTACGAGCTGGAGACCGTGACCTACTTCGCCCTGCTGCGCGAGTCGCACTCCAGCGAGGCGGTGGACGCCATCCGCGAGACCACCCAGCTGCTGGTGGACGTCTTCAGGCACCGGCGCGAGACCTACCTGCACCCGCTCAAGGTGGACGGACGCCACTCGCCCACCATGTACCTGCCGCACGCCTGGACCGGCGGCGCCTTCCGCGCCCTCACCGAGAGCGCCGAGCTCTCCGAGGCGCTCTCGGAGGTGGCCGAGCGGCGCGCCGACGCGGTCGGCCGGCCGGACGTGTGGGAGCGGCGGGTGCTGGCGGCGCGCGAGGTGCGCGACGGCGTGCGGGCCGGGCGGCGCCGGCCGGAGGAGGAGCGCGACGCCTTCCAGCAGCTGCTGGGCATGCTGCTGACCCGCGACGAGCGCTTCGCCGCGCTGGCCTCGCAGCACCTGCTGCTCGACGACCTGCTGGCCATCCGCCGCCGCATGGTGGGCACCGGGCTGGTGGGCGGCAAGGCGGCCGGCATGCTGGTGGCGCGCGCCGTGCTGGTCAACGCCGACCCGGCCTGGGCCCGGCTGCTGGAGCCGCACGACTCCTGGTTCATCGGCTCGGACGTCTTCTACACCTACCTGGTGCGGAGCGGCTGCTGGCGGGCCCGCCGCGACCAGCGGCGCAGCGCCTCCTTCCTGGCCGGGGCCGAGGAGGCGCGCCGGCGGGTCCTGGAGGGCCGGTTCCCGGACTTCGTGCTGCGGCAGTTCGTGGCCCTGCTGGAGTACTACGGGCAGTCGCCCATCGTGGTCCGCTCCAGCAGCCTGCTGGAGGACGGCTACGGCAACGCCTTCACCGGCAAGTACGAGAGCGTCTTCTGCGCCAACCAGGGCTCTCCGGCCGAGCGGCTGCGCGACTTCGTGGCGGCGGTCCAGGCGGTCTACGCCAGCGCCATGAGCGAGGAGGCGCTGCGCTACCGCGAGCGGCGCGGCCTGCTGGACCGCGACGAGCAGATGGCGGTGCTGGTGCAGCGGGTCTCCGGCGCGGTGCGCGGCGGCCTGTACTTCCCGCAGGTGGCGGGGGTGGCCCTCTCCTACAACCCCTACGTCTGGAACGTGCGCATCGACCCCCAGGCCGGCGTGGTGCGGCTGGTCTTCGGCCTGGGCACCCGGGCGGTGGACCGGGCCGACGACGACTACACCCGCATCGTGGCCCTCAACGCCCCCACCCTGCGACCCGAGTCCGGCCTCGACGAGCTGACCGAGTACGCCCAGCACCGGGTGGACGTCCTCGACCTCGAGCAGCGCCGGCTGGTCTCGCTGCGCCTCGACGAGGTGCTGGCGCGGGCGCCCGGGCTGCCCATGGCGCTCTTCGGCACGCCGCGCGGCCAGGGCTGGGTCCTCACCTTCGACCAGCTGCTCTGGTCCACCCCGCTGGTGGAGCGGCTCCGCGAGCTGCTGGTCCGGCTGCGCGACGCCTACCGCTGCCCGGTGGACGTGGAGTTCACCGGCAACTTCGTCGGCGAGGGCGAGCTCCGGCTCAACCTGGTGCAGTGCCGCCCGCTGCAGGTGCGCGAGGGCGGCGCCGTGCTGCCGGCCCCCACCGGCCTGGCTGAGCAGGACGTGCTGCTCCGCTCGCGCGGCCCCATGGTGGGCCCGAGCGCCCACACCCCCATCGACCGCGTGGTCTACGTGGACCCGGACGCCTACGCGCAGCTGGGCACCGGCGATCGCCACGAGGTGGGGCGGGTCATCGGCCGGCTCACGGCGCTGGACCGGGCCGGGCTGCTCAAGGTGCTGTTGCTCGGCCCGGGGCGCTGGGGCACCACCACGCCGGCGCTGGGCGTGCCGGTCTCGTTCGCCGAGATCCAGCGCGTCTCGGTGCTCTGCGAGGTGATGCGCCTGGGTGACGTGGTGCCCGACGTCTCGCTCGGCTCCCACTTCTTCAACGACCTGGTGGAGGAGGACATGCTGTACCTGGCCATCTTCCCCACCCTGCCCGGCCACGCCCTGGCCGAGGCCACCCTGCGCGCCGCCCCCAACCGCCTGCCGGCGCTGCTGCCGGACGACGCCCGCCTGGCCGGGGTGGTGCGGGTGGTGGACTTCCCGGCCCACGGCGAGGGGACGCTCTGGCTCAACGCCGACTGCGTCCGGCAGGAGGCGGTCTGCTACCGGGTGCCCGGCTGA
- a CDS encoding aminotransferase class I/II-fold pyridoxal phosphate-dependent enzyme, which translates to MSVRLENIGRGVRETQYAVRGPIVARAQELEQQGREIIWCNIGNPQSLGQRPLTWVRQALALAEYPALAEQAAFPSDVVEVAREIQRGSQHGLGAYTESKGFRFVRDAVAAFIQARDGIPADPEAIYLTDGASKAAQAVLNLLISGPQDGVLIPIPQYPLYSATITLYGGAQLPYLLDEAHDWKLTREELERSVAEARLRGITPRAIVVINPGNPTGAVLRQAEVEMVLDFARAHDLAVLADEVYQENVYRPGDRFFSFASALERQGLRDVSLFSFHSTSKGLMGECGHRGGYVECRNVNPEVMHEVIKLQSVSLCANAAGQIVTYLMVRGPRPGGPSHARWVAEKLETFDSLARRAELLERGLNAVPGIQCNAVAGAMYAFPRITLPPGVTDSQWCLALLEETGICVVPGSGFGQAPGTWHFRTTILPPIEQIEQVVERLGAFHRKFTGR; encoded by the coding sequence GTGTCAGTCCGCCTCGAGAACATCGGCCGCGGCGTCCGCGAGACCCAGTACGCGGTGCGCGGCCCCATCGTGGCTCGCGCCCAGGAGCTGGAGCAGCAGGGCCGCGAGATCATCTGGTGCAACATCGGCAACCCCCAGTCGCTGGGCCAGCGGCCGCTCACCTGGGTCCGCCAGGCCCTGGCCCTGGCCGAGTACCCGGCCCTGGCCGAGCAGGCCGCCTTCCCGTCCGACGTGGTGGAGGTGGCCCGCGAGATCCAGCGGGGCTCGCAGCACGGCCTGGGCGCCTACACCGAGTCGAAGGGCTTCCGCTTCGTGCGCGACGCCGTGGCGGCCTTCATCCAGGCGCGCGACGGCATCCCGGCCGACCCCGAGGCCATCTACCTGACCGACGGCGCCTCCAAGGCCGCCCAGGCGGTCCTCAACCTGCTCATCTCGGGGCCCCAGGATGGCGTGCTCATCCCCATCCCGCAGTACCCGCTCTACTCGGCCACCATCACCCTCTACGGCGGCGCCCAGCTCCCCTACCTGCTCGACGAGGCGCACGACTGGAAGCTGACCCGCGAGGAGCTGGAGCGGTCGGTGGCCGAGGCCCGGCTGCGGGGCATCACCCCGCGGGCCATCGTGGTCATCAACCCGGGCAACCCGACCGGCGCGGTGCTGCGCCAGGCCGAGGTGGAGATGGTGCTCGACTTCGCCCGGGCCCACGACCTGGCGGTGCTGGCCGACGAGGTCTACCAGGAGAACGTCTACCGGCCGGGCGACCGCTTCTTCTCCTTCGCCAGCGCGCTGGAGCGCCAGGGGCTGCGGGACGTCTCGCTCTTCAGCTTCCACTCCACCTCCAAGGGGCTCATGGGCGAGTGCGGCCACCGCGGCGGCTACGTCGAGTGCCGCAACGTGAACCCAGAGGTGATGCACGAGGTCATCAAGCTGCAGTCCGTCTCGCTGTGCGCCAACGCGGCCGGCCAGATCGTCACCTACCTGATGGTGCGCGGCCCGAGGCCGGGGGGGCCCTCGCACGCCCGCTGGGTGGCCGAGAAGCTCGAGACCTTCGACAGCCTGGCCCGCCGCGCCGAGCTGCTGGAGCGCGGCCTCAACGCCGTGCCCGGCATCCAGTGCAACGCCGTGGCCGGCGCCATGTACGCCTTCCCGCGCATCACCCTGCCCCCCGGGGTGACCGATTCGCAGTGGTGCCTGGCGCTGCTGGAGGAGACCGGCATCTGCGTGGTGCCCGGCAGCGGCTTCGGGCAGGCCCCCGGGACCTGGCACTTCCGCACCACCATCCTGCCGCCCATCGAGCAGATCGAGCAGGTGGTGGAGCGCCTGGGCGCCTTCCACCGGAAGTTCACGGGGCGCTGA